In Silene latifolia isolate original U9 population chromosome X, ASM4854445v1, whole genome shotgun sequence, the following proteins share a genomic window:
- the LOC141617306 gene encoding uncharacterized protein LOC141617306 has translation MAKLDRVVMNQAWTCSVSSTVSFLPAGISDHTPTLLDIANDIRISRPFKFLNCWPSSKTFSDNVSFVWTQRHYGKKISFLFQKLKALRAPLRSLHKDEFSNLDKRVIAARNTLLDCQTSILETGGSTLLFRQEKVLLEEFKLYGLLRLRLSTNVPNSSTFSLMMVLPNIFTLLSKKESTTDTADNLPSSLFQQGTLQPCHTSILIAAITDDEILEALKYIDRNKSPRVDGFSSGFFLDTWGTVGHDFCAAARDYFVTGVMPKAANSTLITLVPKVTVGIH, from the exons ATGGCCAAATTGGATAGAGTTGTCATGAATCAGGCTTGGACATGTTCTGTTTCTTCCACTGTTTCTTTCCTTCCTGCTGGCATCTCTGACCACACGCCTACTCTGTTGGATATAGCTAATGATATTAGAATCTCCAGACCATTCAAATTCCTTAACTGTTGGCCCTCTTCCAAGACTTTCAGTGACAATGTCTCGTTTGTTTGGACTCAGCGGCATTATGGTAAGAAGATTAGTTTTCTGTTCCAAAAGCTTAAAGCTCTTAGGGCTCCCTTAAGAAGCTTACATAAAGATGAATTTTCTAATCTTGATAAGCGAGTGATTGCAGCCAGGAATACCCTTCTTGACTGCCAAACTTCTATCTTGGAAACTGGAGGTAGCACTTTGCTCTTTAGGCAAGAAAAGGTTCTCTTGGAGGAGTTTAAACTCTACGGGCTGCTGAGATTAAGGCTCTCCACCAACGTGCCAAATTCCAGCACATTCAGCTTAATGATGGTTCTACCCAATATTTTTACTCTCTTATCCAAGAAAGAAA GCACTACTGATACTGCTGATAACTTGCCATCTTCTCTTTTTCAGCAAGGGACCTTGCAGCCATGTCACACTAGTATTTTAATTGCGGCTATTACTGATGATGAGATTCTGGAGGCCTTAAAATATATTGATAGAAATAAGAGTCCCAGGGTAGATGGCTTCTCTTCTGGGTTTTTCCTAGATACTTGGGGGACTGTGGGACACGATTTTTGTGCTGCTGCCAGAGATTACTTTGTGACTGGCGTTATGCCAAAAGCTGCTAATTCCACTTTGATCACCTTAGTACCCAAGGTTactgttgggattcattaa